The following proteins come from a genomic window of Methanospirillum lacunae:
- the metX gene encoding homoserine O-acetyltransferase MetX produces MIRGSVGTVKTEQVTFKEPLILESGEVLPELTIAYETYGTLDRDRSNAILVCHALSGDAHAAGYHTGNDKPGWWDIAIGPGKAFDTDQYFIICSNVLGGCKGTTGPSSLNPVTNKPYGLSFPVITIGDMVHAQRRLVEHFNIQRLFAVIGGSMGGMQALKWSVLYPDLASRVVVIASTAYSTPQQIAFNEVARSAIKSDPDWNHGNYYESFPPVRGLSLARMIGHITYLSDESMHQKFGRGLQGKDELSYDFTTDFQVESYLHYQGDRFTQRFDANSYLYITKAIDYFDLTINNSLTEAFQSVKAKFLIVSVSSDWLYPPYLSQEIVTALSSASADVEYCEIKSHYGHDAFLLEEGQMNYLLGRFLSSLTIADVMKTQAPTLYEDVTIKEAAELMIAQSVNHLPVVDSEGALTGIVTSWDISRSVAREFTSLDEIMTRNVFYTSPDEPVDSAVKRMELNHISALPVVDDKRRVIGLITAEHLSRLIGRCR; encoded by the coding sequence ATGATTCGTGGATCTGTTGGAACGGTAAAAACCGAACAGGTGACCTTCAAAGAACCTCTCATACTGGAAAGTGGAGAGGTTCTCCCTGAACTCACTATTGCATATGAAACGTACGGCACTCTAGATCGCGATAGATCAAACGCTATTCTTGTCTGTCATGCTTTGTCAGGCGACGCCCATGCAGCCGGATATCACACAGGAAACGATAAACCAGGTTGGTGGGATATCGCCATAGGTCCGGGTAAAGCATTTGATACAGATCAATACTTTATAATCTGTTCAAATGTCCTCGGCGGTTGTAAAGGAACCACCGGTCCTTCATCACTCAATCCGGTTACTAACAAGCCATATGGTCTTTCTTTCCCGGTTATCACCATCGGAGACATGGTTCATGCCCAGCGTCGGCTTGTCGAGCACTTCAATATTCAGCGTCTTTTTGCAGTCATTGGTGGATCAATGGGCGGGATGCAGGCACTCAAATGGTCAGTGCTGTACCCTGACCTTGCAAGCAGGGTTGTTGTGATAGCAAGTACTGCATACTCAACTCCGCAGCAGATTGCATTTAACGAAGTTGCAAGAAGTGCAATAAAATCTGATCCTGACTGGAATCATGGAAATTACTATGAGAGCTTTCCTCCAGTGCGAGGACTTTCACTTGCCAGGATGATAGGGCATATCACCTATCTCTCTGATGAGTCAATGCATCAGAAGTTTGGCAGGGGTCTTCAGGGTAAAGACGAACTCAGTTATGATTTTACGACTGATTTCCAGGTTGAAAGTTACCTACATTATCAGGGAGATCGGTTTACCCAGCGGTTTGATGCAAACTCATACCTGTATATCACCAAGGCCATAGACTACTTTGACCTCACCATTAATAACTCGCTCACCGAAGCATTCCAGAGTGTCAAAGCGAAATTCCTGATCGTTTCAGTCTCTTCAGACTGGTTATACCCCCCATATCTCTCCCAGGAGATCGTGACAGCACTTTCATCAGCCAGTGCTGATGTGGAATACTGTGAGATCAAATCACATTACGGGCATGATGCATTCCTGCTTGAAGAAGGACAGATGAACTACCTTCTTGGCCGGTTCCTTTCGTCACTGACCATTGCTGATGTGATGAAAACCCAGGCCCCCACCCTGTATGAGGATGTAACAATCAAAGAGGCTGCAGAGCTCATGATTGCCCAATCAGTCAACCATCTTCCGGTGGTCGACTCAGAAGGAGCACTCACCGGAATTGTCACATCATGGGATATCTCACGGTCGGTTGCACGTGAGTTTACCTCTCTTGATGAGATCATGACCCGAAATGTCTTCTATACATCACCTGATGAGCCGGTTGATAGTGCTGTAAAACGGATGGAATTGAACCATATATCAGCATTGCCGGTAGTTGATGACAAGCGAAGAGTGATCGGCCTGATCACTGCTGAGCACCTCTCACGTCTTATCGGCCGCTGCCGATAA
- a CDS encoding ComEC/Rec2 family competence protein yields MRSQFLIIAGIIFLFISSSGCIANDGNTQLNLTFFDVGQGDACLLQIHNKTMLVDAGPYEAGQGIIDWLKARNITSLDVVVATHPHSDHIGGMPTVLKQEKTGVFIDAGDSHTTPTYEVLLKTIEKYEIPYRIVHEGDQIDLDPAVTINVLNPGITSSGDLNDNSIVLEISSGDRKFLLMGDAGVSVEDKLLKERRDLKADLLKVSHHGSRHSSGQRFIDAVSPEIAIISLEAGNEYGFPQKDPVRYLTDAGSDIYRTDQEGTITVTVDQKKIIVTSEKPYRPSTDCNCSKIQGMCKSQESRSNPCCLSCGV; encoded by the coding sequence ATGCGATCTCAATTCCTTATTATTGCAGGAATTATCTTTCTTTTTATCTCATCCTCTGGATGTATTGCTAACGATGGAAATACCCAACTAAATCTCACCTTCTTTGATGTAGGACAGGGTGATGCCTGCCTTCTTCAGATCCATAACAAAACAATGCTTGTAGATGCTGGTCCTTATGAAGCAGGACAGGGTATTATAGACTGGCTCAAAGCCAGAAACATCACATCTCTCGATGTAGTGGTAGCAACCCACCCGCACAGTGACCATATCGGAGGAATGCCCACCGTACTTAAGCAGGAAAAGACAGGAGTTTTCATAGATGCCGGTGATTCTCACACAACTCCGACATATGAAGTGCTTCTGAAAACGATTGAGAAATATGAGATACCATACCGAATTGTACATGAAGGGGATCAGATAGATCTGGACCCTGCTGTCACAATCAACGTTCTCAATCCTGGTATTACATCTTCAGGAGATCTCAACGACAACTCAATTGTCCTTGAAATTAGTTCAGGAGACAGGAAATTCCTGCTCATGGGTGATGCAGGGGTTTCAGTCGAAGACAAACTACTCAAAGAGAGAAGGGATCTCAAAGCAGACCTGCTCAAGGTAAGCCATCATGGAAGCAGACACTCTTCAGGGCAAAGGTTTATTGATGCTGTATCTCCAGAGATTGCAATCATATCACTAGAGGCCGGTAACGAGTATGGTTTCCCACAGAAAGATCCGGTAAGGTATCTCACTGATGCTGGTTCGGATATTTACCGGACTGATCAGGAAGGGACAATCACGGTGACTGTTGATCAAAAAAAAATCATTGTGACATCAGAGAAACCATACAGGCCTTCCACAGATTGTAACTGTTCAAAGATACAGGGAATGTGCAAAAGTCAGGAGAGTAGATCAAACCCCTGTTGCCTCTCATGCGGAGTATAA
- a CDS encoding DUF3006 domain-containing protein, with amino-acid sequence MVDTSKTVVMIIDRVENGYLILIPRDHPDEMIQFPQKYVGEFEEGDILELSIRKDESATREARDRISRMRERLMNR; translated from the coding sequence ATGGTAGATACGAGCAAAACAGTGGTGATGATTATTGACCGGGTTGAAAACGGATATCTCATTTTAATTCCCCGTGATCACCCGGACGAAATGATCCAATTCCCACAAAAATATGTGGGAGAGTTTGAAGAGGGGGATATTCTTGAATTATCAATCAGGAAAGATGAGTCCGCGACACGGGAGGCCCGAGACCGAATAAGTAGAATGAGAGAACGGCTTATGAACCGCTGA
- a CDS encoding winged helix-turn-helix transcriptional regulator, giving the protein MIIGFLMLAVCAGVSPFPMERKNACCTSDNSYGRPTCHMTMTSQGGIHTCSCKTAASSTTASTPTSSCNGSCGTLMATVTQPSSMLDRIRRYAVSGYRRITNRNLLEHESRRQIYDEIVASPGVDLRKLTDSTGMNESTLRYHLERLYDGGKIQTTTIGGVCHYFENHGKYSAEEQVLRSRMLTAASSRILMIIFRQPGLTRGELADLLGVAGPTVTRSVQNLTDDGLIRIEREGRFTRYYPEESVSGCFSRECNSSFMKDVTSGDRIYAK; this is encoded by the coding sequence ATGATTATCGGTTTTCTCATGCTCGCGGTGTGTGCAGGTGTCTCACCGTTTCCGATGGAACGAAAAAATGCCTGCTGTACATCTGATAATTCATACGGGCGGCCTACATGTCATATGACTATGACCAGTCAGGGTGGAATTCATACCTGCAGTTGTAAAACTGCTGCATCTTCTACAACAGCCTCAACTCCCACGAGTTCGTGCAACGGATCCTGTGGAACACTGATGGCAACCGTAACGCAGCCTTCAAGTATGCTTGACAGGATTCGCAGATACGCTGTCAGTGGATATCGCAGGATAACTAACCGAAATCTGCTAGAGCATGAAAGCAGACGGCAGATTTACGATGAGATCGTTGCTTCACCAGGAGTGGATCTCAGGAAACTCACAGATAGTACCGGGATGAATGAAAGCACTCTCCGCTACCATCTCGAGAGGCTCTATGATGGGGGAAAGATACAGACAACCACAATCGGAGGGGTTTGTCATTATTTCGAAAACCATGGTAAATACTCGGCAGAAGAACAGGTCCTCCGGTCAAGGATGCTGACTGCAGCCAGTTCGCGAATCCTCATGATCATCTTCAGACAACCAGGTCTCACTCGAGGAGAACTGGCAGATCTTCTCGGAGTTGCAGGGCCAACAGTGACACGGAGTGTGCAGAACCTCACCGATGATGGATTGATCCGTATAGAACGTGAGGGGAGATTTACCAGATACTATCCAGAAGAATCTGTCAGTGGATGTTTTAGTAGGGAATGTAATTCGTCATTCATGAAAGATGTTACATCAGGTGATCGAATATATGCAAAATAA
- a CDS encoding protein kinase domain-containing protein, which produces MHLDILTRRLLSSLNNLGWLIVILYFISTFSVSGEISGNVQNNISDNGSLEVLTGSLPIQVSIDGHNRGIAPINIENLSSGFHNIRLAGEGFDQNLGAVIKPHEETVISINPTTRQFCLSSIAKGDSAEENPDSPLGLIDYGIIIGVFLGITLAGAYATRHVAVKIKDSEKTSNTDLPFVPPASDSGTDAREIVRRRGLGKTDLVLDPLMMICNEGEPGDVVVRVINCSSRPIQIEGQAIPHGEIRNIRMRVPTDVPGDQFYIRTVPFIDEAGREFIRDVLLRYRVCPVNPTLTWSFAGFKSGNGSIAAIVRMKNSSSYPVIAGDREILPDSEGEVEFTLGDPDDDHPEISRIVSVKPGKETASDIKLHIVIPYNRGVVLQSQNQFDEALSYYNSLFTRDAGSADLWIQKGKVLEKQGKPEEAGRAYRQALDIDPLNGNAQKAMQKIEKRGMIRLNSKKPDQSTFPKDLMELYTPMTLINSYQNVELFIVKRVADTSVQMLKIIDPEIVEIPSYHQTVQVWRSLNHPNIISLITFEVEPVPHLVTIPPEGVVQKGRRRYTVADLSLPISKRAIVKIGLGISRGLLYLHNQGVSHNLLDPSEVFIDRNLHVRIGGIDGLAVLSKKGCESVCWLLAPEQIDQIRYGTNVKKTDIFQAGAIVYLLLTGSYPYGLREDMIPTADFWNISSLYLVLPSHIRSDLGLFDTLISRTLSIDPQIRYDTFEEMLIELESIQLNLDNLNRQ; this is translated from the coding sequence ATGCATCTTGACATCCTAACAAGGCGATTATTATCTTCCTTGAATAACCTTGGTTGGTTGATAGTAATCCTGTATTTCATATCCACTTTTTCTGTGTCAGGAGAGATATCCGGTAATGTACAGAATAATATTTCAGATAATGGATCCCTTGAGGTTCTTACCGGGTCTTTGCCGATACAGGTCTCCATTGATGGACATAATCGTGGTATCGCCCCAATAAATATCGAAAATCTGTCTTCAGGATTCCATAATATTCGTCTGGCTGGTGAGGGTTTTGATCAGAATCTTGGGGCTGTCATCAAACCTCATGAAGAGACTGTTATCTCAATTAATCCGACTACCCGGCAGTTCTGTCTTTCATCGATAGCCAAAGGTGATAGTGCTGAAGAAAACCCCGATTCTCCTCTTGGTTTAATCGATTACGGTATAATTATTGGTGTTTTCCTGGGGATTACCCTCGCTGGTGCATATGCAACCCGCCATGTAGCCGTGAAAATAAAAGATTCAGAAAAAACATCTAATACTGATCTGCCATTTGTACCACCTGCTAGTGATTCTGGCACTGATGCCAGGGAAATTGTCCGAAGAAGAGGTTTAGGAAAAACCGATCTTGTGCTGGATCCCCTTATGATGATCTGTAATGAAGGAGAACCGGGGGATGTTGTTGTGAGGGTCATAAATTGCAGCAGCAGGCCGATCCAGATAGAAGGGCAGGCAATCCCCCATGGGGAGATACGCAATATACGGATGCGGGTTCCTACTGATGTTCCAGGTGATCAGTTCTACATTCGCACAGTTCCTTTCATTGATGAAGCAGGACGTGAATTCATTCGTGATGTCCTCCTTCGTTACCGTGTTTGCCCAGTGAACCCTACTCTTACCTGGTCATTTGCCGGTTTTAAGTCCGGTAATGGTAGCATTGCGGCTATCGTCAGGATGAAAAATTCCTCGTCTTATCCGGTTATAGCCGGGGATAGAGAAATTCTTCCTGATTCTGAAGGTGAGGTAGAGTTCACACTTGGTGATCCTGATGATGATCACCCGGAGATAAGCAGGATTGTATCTGTAAAACCCGGGAAAGAGACCGCATCCGATATAAAACTACATATTGTTATCCCATATAATCGTGGAGTGGTACTGCAATCACAGAATCAGTTCGATGAAGCCCTTTCCTATTATAATTCTCTTTTTACCAGAGATGCTGGTTCTGCTGATCTCTGGATCCAGAAAGGTAAGGTTTTGGAAAAACAGGGAAAACCAGAAGAGGCGGGTAGAGCTTATCGTCAGGCACTGGATATTGATCCCTTGAATGGTAATGCCCAAAAAGCAATGCAAAAAATCGAAAAAAGAGGGATGATTCGACTAAATTCAAAAAAACCAGATCAATCTACCTTTCCCAAGGATCTTATGGAATTGTATACTCCGATGACTTTGATAAATTCTTATCAGAATGTTGAATTATTCATCGTTAAACGTGTGGCAGATACATCTGTTCAAATGCTTAAGATCATAGATCCAGAGATAGTTGAAATCCCTTCATATCACCAAACCGTTCAGGTATGGCGATCTCTTAACCATCCAAATATTATCAGCCTTATAACCTTTGAAGTAGAACCAGTCCCCCATCTTGTGACAATTCCCCCTGAGGGGGTGGTCCAGAAGGGCAGGAGACGGTACACGGTTGCTGATCTTTCACTACCGATTTCCAAACGTGCAATAGTTAAGATTGGGCTTGGTATCAGCCGTGGTCTGTTATACCTGCATAATCAAGGGGTCAGCCATAATCTCCTTGATCCTTCTGAAGTTTTTATTGACCGGAACCTCCATGTCCGGATTGGCGGGATTGACGGTTTAGCAGTCCTTTCGAAGAAGGGATGCGAATCTGTCTGCTGGTTGTTGGCACCAGAACAGATAGACCAAATACGATATGGGACCAATGTAAAAAAGACTGATATTTTCCAGGCCGGGGCCATAGTGTATCTGCTCCTCACAGGTTCATACCCGTATGGGTTGAGAGAGGACATGATTCCTACTGCAGATTTCTGGAACATCTCCTCATTGTATTTGGTGTTACCCTCTCACATTAGATCTGATTTGGGATTATTTGACACGCTGATATCCCGGACTCTTTCAATAGATCCACAGATCAGGTATGATACCTTCGAAGAAATGCTGATAGAATTAGAGTCTATTCAGTTGAATCTGGATAATCTTAATCGCCAGTAA
- a CDS encoding protein kinase domain-containing protein, which translates to MSQIPALVVLILFCLLTLAPPVVAQEEDVSAYNVGFGLSYVKDTIPDRLIPGRSYPVMITFRNAGLVTWERKNHRIGMVYGGNLTEVVGMPSFVDIPEGSLISPGKEISFAVSVLPVGVPGDYFLPFYVAYRTAQGDQRVTEVWTKKISIVPADGVSSPLNGSISVDSAKQELSVLLKGQSMGYTPCIIPDLKPGSYDVTVRGDGTERTIQVQVEKSTISRVFVGNITQEPTINFKKIDVVSNGTLFEYFKANIPLIVIVSAIVLGCIVLMIHTVRLRREKESEDKENLEKKGTKRTLDGASSLEEKDLLDDYHNRKHLLEQVTSDPGSGSDAGPKNVDVSVGPMKNVRKFSRDMLEKNRPEDGESGLGASLGSSGNEEKPSSLVDVKLTHLDVKPGSAVAHISALNHSPDPLSIEGLLIGPGTSAPLSLEVTEPVTDEYEMTLSLKILSQKGQEFYRYVRIPYNRGIALLARGVAEKAYEYFHLVFRNNPGQIDALIKQAEVLRRWGLEQEAEAMLKQAISLDPDNEEALEMLKQLSDIKEKRAVEKKKIEDKPKIPGFPDLLSDRYTPIRLLGKDAFASIVLVLRNDTGDLRALKIAHENAVAGSSLFTEISVLYQLKHPNVLRMFRAEYDPTLFLELEYASGITCSSDLCRTLTDLKHPVPEETIMTFTEQIAQGLAYLHQKGVRHYHLSPKHILLDEPMTAKISGIIRESKSRMGSGSVSPAYCLAPEQISREKYGKLGKRTDIFQFGAIWYWLMTGRSPYPNGSVTPAGENGFISGVYVSPSINHPEYAKYDPLLRKLLALEKKERYASVDEFIAELKQLML; encoded by the coding sequence ATGTCCCAGATCCCGGCACTTGTCGTACTGATACTGTTCTGCCTACTCACACTGGCTCCTCCTGTTGTGGCTCAGGAAGAGGATGTCAGTGCATACAATGTGGGATTTGGGCTATCTTATGTCAAAGATACGATTCCAGATCGCCTGATTCCGGGCCGATCATACCCGGTCATGATTACATTCAGGAATGCCGGCCTTGTGACATGGGAGAGAAAGAATCACCGTATCGGGATGGTTTACGGGGGCAATCTTACCGAGGTGGTTGGCATGCCATCCTTTGTTGATATTCCTGAAGGTTCCCTCATTTCCCCAGGTAAAGAGATCTCATTTGCTGTGTCTGTTCTGCCAGTCGGAGTTCCTGGTGATTATTTCCTTCCTTTTTATGTTGCATACCGGACTGCCCAGGGAGACCAGCGGGTTACTGAAGTATGGACTAAAAAAATATCAATAGTCCCTGCAGATGGTGTTTCTTCTCCTTTGAACGGTTCTATTTCAGTGGATAGTGCAAAGCAGGAGCTTTCCGTTCTTCTCAAAGGACAATCGATGGGATATACTCCATGTATCATCCCGGATCTAAAACCCGGTTCATATGATGTGACTGTTCGTGGTGATGGTACTGAAAGGACAATTCAAGTACAGGTAGAAAAAAGTACAATCTCCCGAGTTTTTGTTGGAAACATTACTCAGGAACCAACTATCAACTTCAAGAAGATCGATGTAGTCTCAAATGGGACTTTGTTTGAGTATTTTAAAGCTAATATTCCGCTTATTGTGATTGTTTCTGCCATTGTGCTCGGTTGCATTGTGCTCATGATTCACACAGTCAGGCTCCGTAGAGAAAAAGAGTCTGAAGACAAAGAGAATCTAGAGAAGAAAGGAACAAAAAGAACACTCGATGGGGCTTCCTCTCTTGAAGAGAAAGATCTTCTGGATGATTATCACAACCGGAAGCATCTCCTTGAGCAGGTTACATCAGATCCGGGCTCAGGATCAGATGCAGGTCCAAAGAACGTTGATGTCTCTGTTGGTCCGATGAAGAATGTGCGAAAATTTTCCCGTGACATGCTTGAAAAAAACCGCCCTGAAGATGGTGAATCTGGACTTGGGGCCTCTCTTGGTTCGTCAGGGAATGAAGAAAAACCTTCGTCATTAGTTGATGTCAAACTAACCCATCTGGATGTAAAACCTGGATCAGCAGTTGCCCATATTTCCGCCCTGAATCATTCACCTGATCCACTATCCATTGAAGGTCTCTTAATCGGTCCGGGAACTTCGGCCCCACTCTCTCTTGAGGTGACAGAACCGGTAACTGATGAGTATGAGATGACACTCTCACTCAAGATTCTATCTCAGAAAGGTCAGGAGTTCTACCGGTATGTACGGATTCCATACAACCGGGGTATTGCACTTCTTGCCAGGGGTGTTGCTGAGAAGGCGTATGAATACTTTCACCTGGTATTTCGGAATAATCCAGGACAGATTGATGCTCTTATCAAGCAGGCTGAAGTTCTCCGTCGCTGGGGTTTAGAACAAGAGGCTGAAGCGATGCTAAAACAGGCAATATCTTTAGATCCTGATAATGAGGAAGCACTGGAGATGCTGAAGCAGCTTTCAGATATTAAGGAAAAACGTGCAGTAGAAAAGAAGAAGATTGAGGATAAACCAAAAATTCCCGGATTTCCAGATCTTCTGTCTGATCGGTACACCCCTATCCGGTTGCTTGGAAAAGATGCATTTGCCTCAATAGTTCTTGTTCTTAGAAATGACACCGGTGATCTTCGTGCGTTAAAAATTGCGCATGAAAATGCTGTAGCTGGCTCTTCACTGTTCACTGAGATTTCGGTTCTGTATCAGTTGAAACACCCGAATGTGCTTAGAATGTTTCGTGCAGAATATGATCCCACCCTCTTTCTGGAATTGGAGTATGCATCAGGAATTACCTGTTCTTCAGACCTGTGTAGAACCCTAACTGATCTGAAGCACCCTGTCCCTGAAGAAACAATTATGACCTTCACCGAGCAGATTGCTCAGGGTCTGGCATATCTGCATCAGAAAGGGGTGAGACATTATCACCTCTCTCCCAAGCATATTCTGCTGGATGAGCCGATGACCGCGAAAATTTCAGGAATCATTCGTGAATCGAAATCACGTATGGGTTCGGGATCAGTTTCCCCTGCCTATTGTCTGGCTCCTGAACAGATCAGCCGGGAAAAGTATGGAAAACTAGGGAAACGAACTGACATCTTTCAATTTGGGGCAATATGGTACTGGTTGATGACCGGTAGATCTCCATATCCTAATGGTTCTGTCACACCTGCAGGTGAGAATGGTTTTATCTCTGGCGTATATGTTTCTCCATCTATCAATCATCCTGAGTATGCAAAATATGACCCATTACTGAGAAAACTCCTGGCACTTGAAAAAAAAGAGCGATATGCGTCTGTTGATGAGTTTATCGCAGAGTTGAAACAACTGATGTTGTGA
- a CDS encoding protein kinase domain-containing protein: MSISYSWQRILACVVLFVVLGILMLSLVDAAPASIDVSYYKGEHSNDTIPDMIEAGKTYPVTITFRNTGMVSWDWGVEKFGLLYQGLQSSILVDPVFSRLGKDTEIKPGDDITFPLILTPPEKPGDYTISFSMATLKGDSYNTFPETFSKTVKVISEDGISSGSVGSIIVSSIPTGSQVLIGGDVRGNTPLTIPDLRPAMYDLSVASPDYQTKAVQVTVEAGSVSRLRVDLTSSNKTDISIEKDERYTLLGFLKENLPLLILTIAILFFGLQMLMMDTKRFPENHPVRLFVRPITIVPVSFDGKVSSRKSSKKGSTSGSENSGTGADEHGFRKGDSSATRTTGQTQSRSKELKDKKPGYGDEQKSKKNLKGENADELKVPDVDQQYQDISNPFGFPDGLKDRYEPLGVAGDDSYARVFKVRKKDNGSIRALKVSHMKNAGSEILQKEASVWGNIRHPNVVRLYKAEFDDDLSFLDLEFLDGIKYRGGSLTSLSALPKPIREKYAVSLIRDVANGLKYTHSLGIRHYHLQTGDVLLTHKMQAKISGYARGKNELGFSVPESDTREAPAAYLAPEQRDEAIFGNPGRKTDIYQLGVIFYELLTGFLPYSRSAADKASVEWHESGGNRLILPSELKSELSKYDMILSRMLATDKKKRYALVDEFLADLDIATAP, from the coding sequence ATGAGTATCAGTTATTCCTGGCAACGAATATTGGCCTGTGTGGTGCTATTTGTTGTACTTGGTATACTTATGCTGTCCCTGGTTGACGCTGCTCCAGCATCTATCGATGTTTCATACTACAAAGGTGAACACAGTAATGATACGATTCCTGACATGATTGAAGCCGGAAAAACCTATCCGGTCACGATCACATTTAGGAATACGGGTATGGTTTCATGGGACTGGGGAGTAGAGAAGTTTGGTCTGTTGTACCAGGGTCTTCAGTCATCAATACTGGTTGATCCTGTCTTCTCCCGGCTTGGTAAAGATACAGAAATAAAGCCTGGCGATGATATAACGTTCCCTTTGATTTTGACACCTCCGGAGAAGCCAGGTGATTATACTATCAGTTTCTCTATGGCAACATTGAAGGGGGATAGTTACAACACCTTCCCTGAAACCTTCTCAAAGACAGTAAAAGTCATATCAGAGGATGGAATATCGTCAGGATCTGTTGGTTCCATCATAGTCTCTTCAATCCCAACCGGTTCACAGGTTCTCATCGGGGGTGATGTCAGGGGGAATACACCACTCACGATTCCTGATCTCAGGCCTGCTATGTATGACTTGAGTGTTGCATCACCTGATTACCAAACAAAAGCAGTTCAGGTTACGGTTGAAGCTGGTTCTGTCAGTAGGCTCCGGGTGGACCTGACCAGTTCAAACAAGACTGATATTTCCATTGAAAAGGATGAACGGTATACACTGCTGGGATTTTTAAAAGAAAATCTTCCTCTTCTGATTCTGACTATAGCAATCCTCTTTTTTGGCTTACAGATGCTGATGATGGACACCAAGCGGTTTCCTGAGAATCATCCAGTCCGGCTTTTTGTCCGCCCGATTACCATAGTTCCGGTAAGTTTTGATGGCAAGGTTTCCTCAAGGAAATCTTCAAAAAAAGGTTCAACATCAGGTTCCGAAAATTCGGGTACTGGTGCTGATGAACATGGCTTCAGAAAAGGTGATTCTTCAGCGACCCGGACGACAGGGCAGACCCAATCACGCTCCAAAGAACTGAAAGACAAGAAACCCGGATATGGGGATGAACAAAAAAGCAAAAAGAATCTGAAAGGGGAGAATGCTGATGAACTTAAGGTTCCCGATGTTGATCAGCAGTATCAGGATATCTCAAATCCATTTGGGTTTCCGGACGGGCTGAAAGACAGATATGAGCCTCTTGGTGTGGCTGGGGATGATTCCTATGCCCGGGTCTTCAAGGTACGGAAAAAAGATAATGGGAGTATTCGTGCCCTGAAAGTATCCCATATGAAGAATGCCGGGAGTGAGATCCTGCAGAAAGAAGCGTCGGTGTGGGGAAATATCAGGCATCCGAATGTGGTCCGTTTGTATAAAGCCGAATTTGATGATGATTTGAGTTTCCTTGATTTGGAATTCCTTGATGGAATTAAATACAGGGGAGGATCATTGACCTCTCTTTCCGCACTTCCAAAGCCAATTCGTGAGAAGTATGCGGTTTCACTGATTCGTGATGTTGCAAACGGGCTCAAGTACACGCACAGCCTTGGAATCAGGCATTACCATCTACAAACAGGTGATGTTTTGCTTACTCACAAGATGCAGGCAAAGATCTCCGGCTATGCCAGGGGGAAGAATGAACTCGGATTTTCAGTTCCCGAGTCTGATACCCGTGAAGCACCAGCGGCATATCTGGCACCAGAACAGAGAGATGAGGCTATTTTTGGAAATCCTGGAAGAAAGACTGATATCTATCAACTCGGAGTGATCTTTTATGAGCTCCTCACTGGTTTTCTCCCGTACTCCAGGTCTGCTGCAGACAAGGCTTCTGTAGAGTGGCATGAGTCTGGTGGAAACCGGCTTATTTTACCATCAGAATTAAAAAGTGAACTTTCCAAATATGATATGATTCTCTCCCGGATGCTGGCAACTGATAAGAAGAAGAGATACGCACTGGTTGATGAGTTCCTGGCAGATCTTGATATTGCTACTGCTCCATGA